The Falsibacillus pallidus genome contains a region encoding:
- a CDS encoding DUF2268 domain-containing protein encodes MNRYLVILIVLLISLLSGCAEEKISQQASQTKPNTTATPKNEPEMKPIQNAVPVQFKVGEQEFKIVPVFEPILEYIKKVKQSQDPNYKELYISTVVEPFRKEGFGENRGLALKDKYSFAAPINIDRLYESIKLMDENYEHITSLIKEGLEKSAKLLPGSKKTIYLFPINPDQSILISQMKGVAAFSTPEQFIVLQIAPQKYDEIMVPYTIAHEYHHTIYFEKIKNQKKDLIDYDLVEGKADSFANLVIPNMEIPWTMELSDEEEQNIWNWASARRYTYTSNDLAEMRAGNRIIPQWSDYKIGNQIMREFLKENPDLPIREWTYMDADEILKRSGLPQ; translated from the coding sequence ATGAATAGATACTTGGTAATTCTAATCGTACTGCTCATATCGTTATTGTCCGGCTGTGCGGAAGAGAAGATTTCTCAACAAGCTTCACAAACAAAACCGAATACTACTGCTACTCCGAAAAATGAGCCTGAAATGAAGCCGATCCAAAATGCAGTTCCCGTTCAATTCAAAGTGGGAGAACAAGAGTTTAAAATAGTGCCCGTTTTTGAACCAATCCTTGAATACATTAAGAAGGTAAAACAAAGCCAAGACCCCAATTATAAAGAATTATACATATCAACAGTGGTGGAACCCTTCCGTAAAGAGGGATTTGGCGAGAATAGGGGATTGGCATTGAAAGATAAATATAGTTTTGCTGCGCCGATAAATATTGATCGACTGTATGAATCCATCAAGCTAATGGATGAGAACTATGAACATATCACAAGTTTAATAAAGGAAGGGTTGGAGAAGTCTGCTAAGCTCTTACCCGGCAGCAAGAAAACGATCTATCTGTTTCCAATCAATCCTGACCAATCCATTTTGATCAGCCAAATGAAAGGAGTTGCCGCTTTTTCAACTCCAGAGCAATTCATTGTACTGCAAATAGCTCCTCAGAAATATGATGAAATAATGGTCCCGTACACGATAGCACATGAATATCACCATACTATATACTTCGAAAAAATTAAGAATCAAAAAAAGGACCTAATTGATTATGATTTAGTAGAAGGTAAGGCTGATTCCTTTGCAAACCTGGTCATTCCCAATATGGAAATCCCTTGGACAATGGAATTATCCGATGAAGAGGAGCAAAATATTTGGAACTGGGCAAGCGCCAGACGCTACACCTATACATCAAACGACTTGGCTGAAATGCGTGCGGGGAACCGTATAATCCCACAGTGGTCTGATTACAAAATCGGAAATCAGATTATGAGGGAATTTTTAAAGGAGAATCCTGATTTACCTATACGCGAATGGACTTATATGGACGCAGATGAAATTTTAAAGAGAAGTGGATTGCCGCAATAA
- a CDS encoding GNAT family N-acetyltransferase gives MIIRTVKKEEYRFIEDFVYEVFLHTNFSDGAVEKSLVREIREKPYYIPQLDLVAEENGEIVGHFMLSKLPISNKHEDEILMLSPVSVAIHKQRQGVGDFMLREGIRLASKMGYKGIIVEGDYKYYPRFGFKTSTEFGVYPSEKNLPPSEENLMAMELCEDGLKDISGEVDYSIYQSLTH, from the coding sequence ATGATCATTAGAACTGTTAAAAAAGAAGAATATCGTTTCATCGAGGACTTTGTGTATGAAGTATTCCTGCATACCAACTTTTCAGATGGCGCCGTTGAAAAATCTCTTGTAAGGGAGATTCGGGAAAAACCATACTACATTCCCCAGTTGGATTTAGTCGCTGAGGAAAATGGGGAAATTGTTGGTCATTTTATGCTGTCCAAGCTTCCGATAAGCAACAAACATGAGGATGAAATCTTGATGCTATCACCTGTCTCGGTAGCCATTCATAAACAGCGGCAGGGTGTTGGTGATTTTATGCTGCGGGAAGGGATTAGGTTGGCTTCAAAAATGGGTTATAAGGGGATAATTGTGGAAGGAGATTACAAGTATTATCCTCGCTTCGGTTTCAAAACCTCTACGGAATTCGGGGTATATCCGTCCGAGAAAAACCTGCCGCCATCCGAGGAGAATTTGATGGCTATGGAGCTGTGTGAAGATGGGTTGAAAGATATCTCGGGAGAAGTGGACTACAGCATTTATCAATCATTGACGCATTGA